From Kogia breviceps isolate mKogBre1 chromosome 2, mKogBre1 haplotype 1, whole genome shotgun sequence, one genomic window encodes:
- the ACKR3 gene encoding atypical chemokine receptor 3 → MDLHVFDYSEPGNFSDISWPCNSSDCIVVDTVQCANMSSKNVLLYTLSFIYIFIFVIGMIANSVVVWVNIQAKTTGYDTHCYILNLAIADLWVVLTIPVWVVSLVQHNQWPMGELTCKVTHLIFSINLFGSIFFLTCMSVDRYLSVAYFTNTSSCKKKTVRRAVCVLAWLLAFCVSLPDTYYLKTVTSASNNETYCRSFYPEHSVKEWLISMELISVVLGFALPFSIIAVFYFLLARAISSSSDQEKHSSRKIIFSYVVVFLVCWLPYHVVVLLDIFSILHYIPFTCQLENFLFTALHVTQCLSLVHCCVNPVLYSFINRNYRYELMKAFIFKYSAKTGLTKLIDASRVSETEYSALEQSTK, encoded by the coding sequence ATGGATCTGCACGTCTTCGACTACTCGGAACCGGGGAACTTCTCCGACATCAGCTGGCCGTGCAACAGCAGCGACTGCATCGTCGTGGACACCGTGCAGTGCGCCAACATGTCCAGCAAGAACGTCCTGCTCTACACGCTCTCCTTCATTTACATCTTCATCTTCGTGATCGGCATGATCGCCAACTCCGTGGTGGTCTGGGTGAACATCCAGGCCAAGACCACGGGCTACGACACGCACTGCTACATCTTGAACCTGGCCATCGCCGACCTGTGGGTGGTGCTCACCATCCCGGTGTGGGTGGTCAGCCTCGTGCAGCATAACCAGTGGCCCATGGGCGAGCTCACGTGCAAGGTCACTCACCTCATCTTCTCCATCAACCTCTTCGGCAGCATCTTCTTCCTTACGTGCATGAGCGTGGACCGCTACCTCTCTGTCGCCTACTTCACCAACACCTCCAGCTGCAAGAAGAAGACCGTGCGCCGCGCCGTGTGTGTCCTGGCGTGGCTCCTGGCCTTCTGTGTGTCCCTGCCCGACACCTACTACCTGAAGACGGTCACGTCCGCTTCGAACAATGAGACCTACTGCCGGTCCTTTTACCCCGAGCACAGCGTCAAGGAGTGGCTCAtcagcatggagctgatctccgtggtcctgggctttgccctgcctttctccatcaTCGCCGTCTTCTACTTCCTGCTCGCCCGAGCCATCTCCTCCTCCAGCGACCAGGAAAAGCACAGCAGCCGGAAGATCATCTTCTCCTACGTGGTGGTCTTCCTCGTGTGCTGGCTCCCCTACCACGTCGTGGTGCTCCTGGACATCTTCTCCATCCTCCACTACATCCCCTTCACCTGCCAGCTGGAGAACTTCCTCTTCACGGCTCTGCACGTCACGCAGTGCCTGTCCCTGGTGCATTGCTGCGTCAACCCCGTGCTCTACAGCTTCATCAACCGCAACTACAGGTACGAGCTGATGAAAGCCTTCATCTTCAAGTACTCGGCCAAAACGGGTCTCACCAAGCTCATCGATGCCTCCCGAGTGTCGGAGACCGAGTACTCGGCTTTGGAGCAGAGCACCAAGTGA